The genomic stretch TCGGTCTATTTTTTTCTACTGATACATTGAATGCTTGTATGCAACAGATTCCAGATGTCAAGACAGGAAACGAACAGATTGATGCAGTTGTTGTCGATGAGGAATCAGTAGGATCAGTTAACGCCGTTGGTTGCGGAGGAAAAATTCTCCGTGGCGAAGGTGCTTTAGAGCGGTACCTTGCTAAGATGGAGGACTCAAAGGTATGATATTATAGCTCATTCTGGCTAAGAATGTTATATGTATCCTTTGGTGTCGGTCAAGACTTTAGAAACAGTTTAAACATGCGATTTTAGGTGCTTTGGTGTTGTTTGATCCATGTAACCGATCCAACTAGTAGCACAGGGCTTTAGTTGTTGTTACTCATCCATGTAACAAGCCCTTGTGAATGCATCATTTCAGAGTTGTTTCTTTCCATTTGCAGCACTATAAGAATGTGCTAAGGTTGTTCTGACACTTTTTGCCACATGAATTGTAGGTTAAGGGTGATGTAGCTGAATCTGACTTGCAAGATGGGGAACAAGAGATCACATCAAGAGCAATGAGCATGTAATGTTTATGTCTATACTTCATACCATAATAATCAAGATGTATAATgtcattgttattgttgtttgtAAAAAGTATATTCATAAGTTGCTGTAATTATCCCTTGTATAACAGCATAGCTACATTGGATAGGAAGGAAATAGAAAGAAATGAAAGATGTAGCATTGCTAGTTTAGGCAGCACTTAATACAAAAGTTTAAGGGttttacttttcatttaaataaaaacctGGCATTGTGCAATTTTAATTGACATTTTTTAAGTACCTAAGAATTATATTATTCCTAATAGATGGGTAATGAACCCCTTACAATAGAGTTCAGTAATGTCTtgcaatctttttttttttctcgtcAATGATTGGTGTGGGGGATGGGGGAATGATCATTTATTCATATTATAGTAAATTTGAGCGTGACCTCAAATCCAGTAACACGGTAAGTCATATTggtcaaaattttaattagtttcATATTTATAGATTCATTCTTTTGTATTATACATGTTTTGacttttaataatatcaatttatTATAGTAGACAGTCATTTTTGTAtgcaaacaattaaaaaaagttgACTTGCGATATCATCATCCATAAACTGAATATCGTCATTCATATTGTTAGGAATGTTTCGTTAGCATGATATATTATTACTTAATTCCAGAATCATTCCATTCGTTGCTTTTGTTATTGTCATTTTTTACTGTGAATGAATTAATGTTGTTGAATACAAATTGTCTTAGATATATGAATTGTATTAGAAAATGTACTAAGTGATAATGAAAGATCAAGGGATGGTTAAGATTATCAGTTATTTAAAGGATATAAAATCACTTGAAATTAGCatgattatatattttaatctcaattttttttataaaaattagaatttaatttttatgcacGACAATATAAGAGTTTTATCCAGATATCCAATTCTGTATTCTCAGTCTCACATTATTAAAAGTAACTAAATTTCAAATCTATTGTTTAAAATGTCATctaatcatgaatttgattgaattttcgatAGAGTAAAATACATTGtcatacatcaaaattaaactataaaatttaagtCTAACAATATACTTCAAACACTCATCTTAGATTAATCAGTATACCTAATCACTTGTCTCACTGTACCATCAATAGCTTATAAGATGGGAAGATAAAATGAGAATGAACGGTGAGACCATTATGCAAAACAaaattgttaaagccttgtctAATTGCCTTTATTGCCAGAGATAAATTTCTCAGCTTCTGAGCGGGTCGGAAGTGCTGGAATTGCTCCCTTCTGTGTTGTACATATTGCTCCACAAGCATTGGAAAATGTCAAAGCCTCTCTCAAATTTTGCTCCTTCTATAGAGAGAGATGAAGACAAGGTTATTGTCTCCCTAGTATTACCATAATTATTTatggtgtgtgtgtgtgtgagacagagagagagagagagagattacATCAAATATGGAAGAGTCCCGGGCCACAGATGCGAGAAAAgaaccaacaaaagaatcacCAGCACCAGTGGTATCAACTGGCTTAACTGAGAACCCTGTTACCCttcctttaaatttctgcaGTCAAACAATACATGTCCAAATATGTGTAGTTCTGATCAAAAGTAATGTCTTAATtcaattagaaaattaaatgctttttttttcattttctaatTAATTCAGATTTCTTTTTTAGAACAAGGATGCATAGTACCTTGGTGAAATATCTGCAACCCTTCTCTCCATCAGTGACAAGAAGCAACTTCAGTTTGTCATGCCAGAGGGACATAACAACTTCTTCCTTCTCAGAATCTCCTTGTGTAAGAAAGTTAACTTCATCATCACTAACCTATTTAGACCATCATCAATTAATTAGAACATAAAACTATACGGTTTTTTAAGTGATCATGCGACAATATTTGAAAACCTACAAATAAAGTGTTTGtgagaaatatttttaaaatatatgaaAAGTCATATTTGAAAAGTTGTATCTCTTGTGAGTTTGTAACTCACTGAAGAGTTGTATCCTATTAAACAGTTGTATCTTGTTAAAGAGATATTTCTCTTCATTAATATAAATAGGACATCAGATTGGTAAAACAGAGAATAAGAATCCATTCATAAAATTCACAACTTCTATCTTTTTTATCTCAATACATTTTTTATACATAGAAGAAATAATAAGCAATATCATTCTATGAAATATCATTAGGATAAGACTTTTGATTGTGTGAGTGTATACAGGTCAAATGTTTTTTATTGTATAATACAGAAAATTTGTCAGTAACTCATTTTACACACCACAGTTAGATTGAAGGAATGGATTAagcttaaaaaaaattgtatgtGATACATGGCTAAAACTTTAAGAGTGTGCTATTATATCCTCTAATATTTTTGTTGCAGATTCAGTTTCCTCAGTCCCTTGTTCCAATTTCAACAAATTTTCAAGAATCCCAGTCCAAGTTCTCATTTATAGACATATAACTCAGTTTAAtggtgaaaaagaaaaaagaatttgGGTGTTATATATTTATAGTGCGGTAGAGGCCGTCCTACAATTCAAgaatagattaaaaaaaaaaattagtaccTTGATGAAATCAGCATCAAACCAAATGCTCTTGATTCCAGACCTAGCAGTATCAGGAGAAGGCCACAAAGGGATCCTCACATTTGGATCATAAGAAAGCAAAGCACCGGCTTCTCTAGCAGCTTTCATGGCTGCTAAGTGTGCTGATCTGCAAGGCTCTGATATGAGGCTAATGGATCCATAATGGAATATCTTAGCCTTCTTGATCAAACCAATGTTCAACTCAGACTCCTTCAGCATCATATCAGCACTGGGATTCCTGTAGAACATGAATTCCCTCTCTCCATCCTTTCTCAGTGTCACAAATGCCAATGCAGTTCTTGCTTCCCTATCAAAGCACACACCATCTGTGTTCACCCCATTTTGATTCAATATGTCAACTAGCATCTTTCCAAATTCATCATCTCCCACCTGTCACGTTATTGCAGTTTTGAGTCTACATGGCAAAGAAAATGTGACTTTTAATTCGACTAGCAACTATGCTACATATAATCAGCTATCTATAGAGAATACATGttgaaatacaaaatacacaCTGAAAATAATGGCTGATTTGGTGCGCACATATATTTTTTGTTGGATGTGGGTTGTGATGCAAATTTCTCAATCTATATagaaatattgattatttgttGGGAATTTTCAAAACTTGAAATTCTGAATTCGCATGCAAGTAATTTTCCCTCCGAGTGGGGGCAACTATTAATAGTGGacttttgttacaaaaaaaatcacaagTAAAATATCTAGAGGTGTTTTGCTGGTAATATGTCAGCGATTTCAAGCATATTTGCCGATTTAGCTGCTGATTAATTGCTAGTATAATCGATGATCCTTGAAATAACTTGAGAAGAGATTAATTGAGTACCTTGCCAACGAAGGCAGAGTTACCACCAAGTTTAGAAATGGCACAAGCAACATTGGCAGGGGCACCTCCGGGGGCTTTGATGAAGGCACGAGACTCAGCCAAGGAGACTCCGGCTGTGTCCGGAACAAAATCGATGAGCATCTCGCCGAATGTTATCACTAATGGATCCGTTGAGCCTGCCATCTTTTTCTTATTGTTTTTCTTGCTGTTGTTCTTGAAACCTCAAAAGAATTGCAACCTATGGAGTTATTGATATATTCAAAACTTTCTCACGATGCTAATATGATGCCTTATGTACATTCATTCACTAAGCATTCTTATTAGCCAAAAGAAACGGTTGAAACTCTAAAAAAtgtttatattaataaattataagcTTCTAACATAATTAAACAAATATAAGAATTTTTAAGGAGTTTGAATTCCTAAATATTGATCCTGACTGAATAattattattctattatattGGTAGGACTAAAGTACAAGGAATTAATTAGGTTTGACCATTAAATTGaagttaaaataataactaTTTCTATGCCAATGTGAGTATGTTTAGCCATTTTTCTAGGAGCTCTCAGATAACATACATAAAAGAGTAAGaaaaagaacacaagcttgATCCGAGAATAATTGCTTTTGAAAGCGGACAACAGAAATCACCACACAAACTCACTCATCATGTAACAAATGACAAATGGTAGCTTGAAATTTTATAGGTTCATACTCAACCCGTTTCTGTAGGAAATGCTAATTTTTATGTCACAAAACACTAAGGTTGTAGAAACAAAAACTTATGTTTCAATATACAACTTATGTCATATGACAAAGAGACATAAATTTTTTGCCTTTCCATATTATGAGGGACTGTAAGGGCAGATCTTGTTGTGAAACTTTCTCTCCAAGTGTGTCCTCATCCTATTTCATTTATTCCAATTTTGCCCCACTTAACATAAAAATCTATTCTTCATTGTTTCACATCACGAAGAAGCAACAGGAGATGAAGCTGCACTCTCCAAAACCTCGCTTCTTGCAGCCCATCACACGAAGATACGTTTCTTAGTATGTTGCTCAAATACTTGGCGGTAAATGTTTTTGCTATTTtgatttcattttcttttttccatTGAATCAATTATATTATATGTTATCATATTACATAAATGGTTTCTTTATTTTAACAAAAGTATGTTGGACATACTTGGTGGTACAATGTCTACAACTCAAAGAGATGCTATTTTGATGAACACATTTGTTAAAACTGTCCAAGTTGCATTTTGAAAACAAGGggaatatatttaatttttaactcCAACAAAGACATTTCTAACAACGAGTCCTGCCTTGAGAAAATTCTAGATGATCTATCTTGGTTTGAGTAAGCAAGAAACTATATCAGGGTTGCTTTGAAGTTCATATAGAACTTTGAGTTGGAGACTGACCAAGCATTCGTGATATGCAAGATCATGCTTTGAATATGTTTATCCATAATTTGGTgagaacttttttttttttttgaagtgcAGAGAGCTTAACACCGCAAGGTGGAGCGTtgtaaaacaaaataaaacagctAACAACAATAACACCTCAAAGTACCTAGCAACCCCTAGTCATCTTTGGCATTGTCATGAACAACCAAAGGGTTCATCACCAAACCATTTATCAGAGAAACTAAAGGACCTGTTTATAATTTCCACCACATTTGAGgcttgatttttgaagattctgtcatttttttttcttgtcaAACTGTCCAAATAATAGTAAAGAATCCAATGAACCACCGCTTCCTCTCATCCTTTCTCGCTGAAACATTCGTTCAACCTTTAAAGTGTTGCTTTAGTGAACCTGACATTGTCCAAATCCTCCCAAGAACAAATAACCAAGCACACTACACCTGCTAAGTGATCTCACAaccaataaataattaaaaggcAGACTCTACAGACTTATAACATAAAACACACGTATTATCATTTTGGTCAAGAACCCCTAATCTACACAGACTCTCCTTAGTATTCACCCTGCCAACTAGCATAAACTAAGTAAACAACTCAATTCTTGGTGGGATGAAATCTCTCCAAATAGCACTAGTGAAGCTATAGCTTGTGATTTCCACCGGAAGAATTTTCGCTTGCAACACCTGCacaaaagagttagttgaaaaaacaTCTGATCTATCAAATTTCTATACCACTCTATCCTCTCTCTCATTTGTTGGCTTAATTTGTTGGCTTAATAGATTGTAAACTCTCATGAAGTTGGTTTACTAGTTCCAACTCCTATTGAAATAACTCTCTCTTCCATTGAAAACTCCAAATCCGCTCTAACTCATTCCAAAACCCACAATTCTCTATAACAGATCCTTTAAGGTTTGAAATTGAGAAAAATCTTGGGAACACATCTTTTAATGCTCCACTAGATAACTATCTATCCTCCCAGAATCGGATTGTTCTGTCATTCCCCAGATCTATAGACAAGtctttgatcatcttttctCTCACATATGGCTCACCGATTTGTAATTGACAGATTTCCTTCCATGGATCCCCTCTCGTAGGTATAGGCTGGCCACTCAACATCTCAGACGGATTTATGTGATTACAAGAGCAAATAACTTTTTTCCATAAGGGACAGTCTTATTTTGAAAATCTCCAAAATCTCCACCACCACTTAAACAGTAGAGTCGTATTCCGAGCCACTACATCCGCAATCTCCAAATCACCTGCTTTTTTTGGAGTCATCACGAGATCCCATAACTTAACTAACTTGGTGAGAACTGAATCCAAAAAAACTTCATAACTTACCTAaatattagaattttaaaaagtaaaatccATGCTATTCTTgtgaaataatatataaaagtttaTCTCTCTAAAAAAAAGTGTAGGTAGACAACTCAAACCagctaattttttaaacaattccAATTAATATCTTTTACAAGGTGTCAGGAGGGTGATGTGCTGCCATTAGGGGATGCGCCGGGTGGGGGATGCACCGCCGTAGGGTGTTGTGCCGCTGTTGGGAGGGTGATAAGCTATTGTAGTAAAAGGTAGTGGGGCGAAATGGtgaatgttaaaaaaataaagtaaatgCTAGGTAGATGGGAATGATTTTTTGTTGAATTGAACTTTGGAATCCATCCTATTAGAGAG from Arachis stenosperma cultivar V10309 chromosome 9, arast.V10309.gnm1.PFL2, whole genome shotgun sequence encodes the following:
- the LOC130949869 gene encoding probable fructokinase-5, with product MAGSTDPLVITFGEMLIDFVPDTAGVSLAESRAFIKAPGGAPANVACAISKLGGNSAFVGKVGDDEFGKMLVDILNQNGVNTDGVCFDREARTALAFVTLRKDGEREFMFYRNPSADMMLKESELNIGLIKKAKIFHYGSISLISEPCRSAHLAAMKAAREAGALLSYDPNVRIPLWPSPDTARSGIKSIWFDADFIKVSDDEVNFLTQGDSEKEEVVMSLWHDKLKLLLVTDGEKGCRYFTKKFKGRVTGFSVKPVDTTGAGDSFVGSFLASVARDSSIFDKEQNLREALTFSNACGAICTTQKGAIPALPTRSEAEKFISGNKGN